The Pomacea canaliculata mitochondrion, complete genome sequence TATAAATTTATTAGTTTTTATTCCAAGTTTACCAGCTCTACTTTTAGGTTGGGATGGCTTAGGGATTACATCTTTTGCCTTAGTGATTTACTACCAAAATAATAAGTCACTAGGAGCAGGTATATTAACTTTACTTACTAACCGTATTGGGGATGTTATAATTTTATTATCAATTGGCCTTTTAGTTCTAATCGGAAATTGAAATATTTCTTTACTTTGAGATTTCCCGCTTTTATTCCTATTAGTTATTGCTATTATACTAGCAGGAATAACTAAAAGGGCACAAATACCTTTTTCAAGTTGGCTACCAGCAGCTATGGCTGCCCCAACTCCTGTTTCAGCTTTAGTTCATTCCTCAACTTTAGTTACAGCCGGAGTTTTTCTTTTAATCCGATTTTACCCTACTTTAAGAGCAAGAAGATTTTTCGAAGAAAGTCTTATATTTGTTGCAGTTTTAACTTTATTAATAGCGGGAATTGGGGCAAATTTTGAAAATGATCTAAAAAAAGTAATTGCTTTGTCTACACTAAGTCAATTAGGTGTTATAATAATATCATTAAGTATAAACCTGCCAAATCTAGCTCTATTTCATCTTTACACTCATGCTTTATTTAAAGCTTTATTGTTTCTATGTGCGGGAGCTATTATTCATGGTAGAAATAATAATCAAGATATCCGAAAAATAGGCTTAATTAGAAAACAACTACCACTAACAACAACTTGTATAAATATTGCAAATTTATCTCTTTGTGGGGCTCCATTTTTAAGTGGTTTTTATTCAAAAGATTTAATTTTAGAGATAGCTTTAATTTACCCAACAAACTATCTTATAATTTTAATAACTTTTGTGGCCACAGGTATAACGGCAGCTTATACGTTACGCCTTTCATTCTCTTTATTATGAGGAACCCAAAAAAGAGCTTCTCTACATTCAAAACATGAAGCAGATTCATATGTAAATATTTCAACATGTGCTCTAGCAATCATAGCTATTATTAGTGGTATATTTTTACAAATAGTATTCTTACCTTTTGAAATATTTAGAGCAACTTTAAGAAACTTTCAAAAAAGAACAACGATATTAGTTATTATAACAAGTATCTTTATTTCTTTATTTTTTTGGAAACTAAGAATTAATGAATCAATAAAATTTAAAGCTTTTTGTTCTTCAATATGATTTTTAGTACTATTATCGACACAACCTGCAGTTAGTTTTTCTAGCGTCTTCGGAAGAAAATTAATAAAAACCTCAGATCAAGGATGAATAGAGATTCTAGGAGGACAGGGAGCTTGAAAAGGAAGAAATAGGTTTAGAATCATAATTCAGAGTATACGAAGAGGAATATATATTAACATAATTTTTGTTTCTTTAATTAGAATTTTTTTAATTCTGTTAATTTCTTATTTATTATAAACTCAAGTAGCTTAAAATTCTAAAGCATGGCACTGAAGATGCAATGATAGTTGTTAAAACTCTAGAGTAAGATATAAAGAAACTAAGAGATAAGATATAAAGAAACTAAGAGATAAGATATAAAGAAACTAAGAGATAAGATATAAAGAAACTAAGAGATAAGATATAAAGAAACTAAGAGATAAGATATAAAGAAACTAAGAGATAAGATATAAAGAAACTAAGAGATAAGATATAAAGAAACTAAGAGATAAGATATAAAGAAACTAAGAGATAAGATATAAAGAAACTAAGCGATAAGATATAAAGAAACTATAGTTTCTTTATATCTTATCTCTTAGTTTCTTTATATCTTATATCTTAGTTTCTTTATATCTTAATTATTATATTGAAAATAATGTATTTAGGGATTTTCTTTAAATGGTATTATAATGCGAAATCCATTTCATTTAGTCGAATTTAGTCCGTGACCTTTAACTGCTTCTGTTGGAGCTTTGTTTTTAACTTCTGGTCTTGCAGGCTGGATACACGGGTATTCCTTTTTGACTCTTAGTCTTGGTTTAACTTTGATTGGTTTTACTATATTTCAGTGATGGCGAGATATTATTCGAGAGTCGACTCTTCAAGGATTTCATACAATACAAGTATCTAAAGGTTTACGATGAGGTATGATTTTATTTATTACTTCTGAAGTTTGTTTTTTCTTTGCATTTTTTTGAGCTTTTTTTCACAGCAGTTTAGCACCTAGAACCGATTTAGGATCCTGTTGACCTCCTTTAGGTATTCATGCTTTAAATCCTTTTGAAGTGCCTTTATTAAATACTGGTGTACTGCTTGCATCTGGGGTTACTGTTACTTGAGCACATCATGCGTTAATAGAAGGAAATTTAAAAGAGGCTTTGCAAGGTTTATTGGCTACGGTGGTTCTAGGTGTTTATTTTACTTTTTTGCAGGCTGGAGAATATTATGAGGCTTCGTTTACCATTGCTGATGGTGTTTATGGTTCTACGTTTTTTGTTGCTACCGGATTTCACGGCCTTCATGTGTTGATTGGCTCATCTTTTTTATTAGTGTGCTTGATGCGTGTTTGGTTACAGCATTTTTCTACAGGGCATCATTTTGGATTTGAGGCAGCTGCTTGATATTGGCATTTTGTCGATGTTGTTTGATTATTTTTATATTTATCTATTTATTGATGAGGGGCATAAAGTTTTATGATAGTGTTAACTAATATAAAGTAAAAATGAATATATTTTCTATAGATGACTGAGATTTAAGTGTTAGATTTTTAATCTAAAAACGACACGTTGTTGTCTCTATGGTGCTATGTAAATT is a genomic window containing:
- the ND5 gene encoding NADH dehydrogenase subunit 5 — protein: MNMKSSSIASFLLLLYTLFLFPLSLSFFMKEKSILIDWTFTEINSCHMNMTILLDSISLSFSNVVCFISGCVLLFSSSYMSSDPFLKRFTWLVMLFVMSMNLLVFIPSLPALLLGWDGLGITSFALVIYYQNNKSLGAGMLTLLTNRIGDVMILLSIGLLVLIGNWNISLLWDFPLLFLLVIAIMLAGMTKSAQMPFSSWLPAAMAAPTPVSALVHSSTLVTAGVFLLIRFYPTLSASSFFEESLMFVAVLTLLMAGIGANFENDLKKVIALSTLSQLGVMMMSLSMNLPNLALFHLYTHALFKALLFLCAGAIIHGSNNNQDIRKMGLISKQLPLTTTCMNIANLSLCGAPFLSGFYSKDLILEMALIYPTNYLMILMTFVATGMTAAYTLRLSFSLLWGTQKSASLHSKHEADSYVNISTCALAIMAIISGMFLQMVFLPFEMFSATLSNFQKSTTMLVIMTSIFISLFFWKLSINESMKFKAFCSSMWFLVLLSTQPAVSFSSVFGSKLMKTSDQGWMEILGGQGAWKGSNSFSIMIQSMRSGMYINMIFVSLISIFLILLISYLL
- the COX3 gene encoding cytochrome c oxidase subunit III, with amino-acid sequence MMRNPFHLVEFSPWPLTASVGALFLTSGLAGWMHGYSFLTLSLGLTLIGFTMFQWWRDIIRESTLQGFHTMQVSKGLRWGMILFITSEVCFFFAFFWAFFHSSLAPSTDLGSCWPPLGIHALNPFEVPLLNTGVLLASGVTVTWAHHALMEGNLKEALQGLLATVVLGVYFTFLQAGEYYEASFTIADGVYGSTFFVATGFHGLHVLIGSSFLLVCLMRVWLQHFSTGHHFGFEAAAWYWHFVDVVWLFLYLSIYWWGA